In the Nostoc sp. 'Peltigera membranacea cyanobiont' N6 genome, one interval contains:
- a CDS encoding endonuclease NucS domain-containing protein encodes MLAGAALRKTGIGWEFASEAALEDFVWDNLQQLSGLKPLKRQYAVKGEICDILALNNTRQLVILELKNTEDRYVVQQLTRYYDNLLDEKPFQEQIDYNQPVRLIAIAPSFHRHNLIDRKHTKLIVDFLQVTVAQINQNFHLQLQDIDTNQTWSIPIPYQELDISSTSSNIPEPPQLLLDWLGACTGEEQQAILKLREKIISFDGRIKEEFEGKNTIRYGRGKSKPVAEICYQISKSKPSKAVVFLRLPTPTSWRKEVIGRIRLWLDGSVVTHVGHVPEGFGKMKLQSEWDAMPREKRPGNYYHNKYSALNATIYNKFLQKDYNDIITLESLADLSLSKWLARI; translated from the coding sequence ATGTTAGCTGGTGCAGCACTCCGTAAAACAGGAATTGGTTGGGAATTTGCATCAGAAGCAGCATTAGAAGATTTTGTTTGGGATAACCTACAGCAGTTATCAGGCTTAAAACCTTTAAAACGACAATATGCTGTTAAGGGCGAAATCTGCGATATCTTAGCACTTAACAACACGAGACAATTAGTAATTTTAGAACTCAAAAATACTGAAGATAGATATGTTGTCCAGCAACTAACTCGCTACTACGATAACTTACTAGACGAGAAACCATTTCAAGAGCAAATTGATTACAATCAGCCTGTCCGGTTAATTGCGATCGCACCCTCATTTCACAGACATAATCTGATTGACCGCAAACACACAAAGTTGATAGTTGATTTTTTGCAGGTTACTGTTGCCCAGATTAATCAAAATTTTCACTTACAACTGCAAGATATTGATACTAATCAAACTTGGTCAATTCCGATTCCCTATCAGGAACTTGACATTAGCAGTACATCAAGCAATATTCCAGAACCACCGCAATTACTTTTAGATTGGCTTGGTGCTTGCACTGGAGAAGAACAACAAGCAATTCTCAAACTTAGAGAGAAAATTATTAGTTTTGATGGGCGAATCAAAGAAGAATTTGAAGGTAAAAATACTATTAGATATGGCAGAGGTAAAAGCAAACCCGTAGCTGAAATTTGCTATCAAATAAGTAAAAGTAAACCATCTAAAGCAGTTGTATTTTTGCGGTTGCCAACTCCTACATCATGGCGAAAAGAAGTGATTGGTAGAATAAGACTTTGGTTAGATGGTTCGGTTGTGACTCATGTAGGTCATGTGCCAGAGGGTTTTGGTAAGATGAAGCTGCAATCTGAATGGGATGCTATGCCAAGAGAGAAAAGACCAGGGAATTATTATCACAACAAATATTCTGCTTTAAATGCCACAATTTATAACAAATTTTTGCAAAAAGATTATAACGATATTATTACTTTAGAATCATTAGCAGATTTATCACTTTCCAAATGGTTGGCAAGAATCTAA
- a CDS encoding GIY-YIG nuclease family protein translates to MEPNQLNLFPEVKPTPAHRAEALVMSADALLKWKTQILDYQQRVRETKPVQQATLFDIAPNHCDPDRIDPFTLHLQPMAFYRMPDDFGQAALYFVIDSAASLLLYIGETCRSNKRWRGTHGCKDYISSYQDLHYRYQIETAVNIGFWWDAPVERRARQALELSLIQKWRSPFNKENWSRWGQPFK, encoded by the coding sequence TTGGAACCCAATCAACTAAACCTATTTCCAGAAGTGAAACCCACACCAGCACATAGAGCAGAGGCGCTGGTGATGAGTGCTGATGCCCTGCTGAAGTGGAAAACACAAATTTTGGACTATCAGCAACGGGTGAGGGAAACCAAGCCAGTGCAGCAGGCGACATTATTCGACATTGCACCCAACCACTGCGACCCAGACCGGATTGATCCGTTTACGCTACATTTACAACCAATGGCTTTTTACCGGATGCCAGATGATTTTGGTCAAGCAGCTTTGTATTTTGTGATTGATAGTGCTGCTTCCCTATTACTTTATATTGGCGAAACCTGTCGTAGTAACAAACGCTGGCGTGGGACTCATGGCTGTAAAGATTACATCAGCAGTTACCAAGACTTACATTATCGCTATCAGATAGAGACGGCAGTTAATATTGGTTTTTGGTGGGATGCTCCAGTTGAACGACGCGCACGGCAGGCGCTAGAGTTGAGCCTGATTCAAAAGTGGCGATCGCCGTTCAACAAGGAAAATTGGTCGCGGTGGGGGCAGCCGTTTAAGTAG
- a CDS encoding DUF262 domain-containing protein, producing the protein MISDDEINGKYESGQDRLIQEINRIKLPALVDNIRFNPNYMVIDNYSQSAVNWDDVKKSQLIESFIINFPVMPIVLYEKSYHTYKVIDGKQRLKAIVDFYSNQLVLSGLEVKTELNGCTYATLPYHAKTVLNHHSLSLITIIPSEDASLEEIAKIIEIIAERLN; encoded by the coding sequence ATGATATCTGACGATGAAATTAATGGCAAATATGAATCCGGTCAAGACAGATTAATTCAAGAAATTAACAGGATAAAGCTACCAGCCTTAGTTGACAATATCAGGTTTAATCCTAATTACATGGTGATTGATAATTATAGTCAATCTGCTGTGAATTGGGATGATGTTAAAAAATCCCAGTTAATTGAATCTTTTATTATTAATTTTCCTGTAATGCCAATTGTTCTGTATGAAAAGTCATATCATACATACAAAGTTATTGATGGCAAACAAAGGTTAAAAGCAATTGTCGATTTTTACAGTAATCAATTAGTTTTGAGCGGACTAGAAGTTAAGACAGAACTAAATGGATGCACTTATGCTACTCTTCCATATCATGCAAAGACAGTGCTTAATCACCATTCTCTATCTTTGATAACTATTATCCCTTCAGAGGATGCCAGCCTCGAAGAAATAGCAAAAATCATAGAGATTATTGCAGAACGCCTTAATTAA
- a CDS encoding Nif11-like leader peptide family natural product precursor produces the protein MAFEQIEAFLKKMQSEPELKNEVLAAPTADDVARIALKLGFEFSGDELLRMSGKKVGSITVRKTDLPGEYN, from the coding sequence ATGGCTTTTGAGCAAATCGAAGCATTTTTAAAGAAAATGCAGTCCGAACCTGAACTTAAAAACGAGGTGCTTGCAGCACCAACCGCAGATGATGTTGCGCGAATAGCACTAAAGCTTGGTTTTGAATTTTCAGGTGATGAATTATTGAGAATGTCAGGTAAGAAAGTTGGCAGCATTACTGTTAGAAAAACTGATCTTCCTGGAGAGTACAACTAG
- a CDS encoding GIY-YIG nuclease family protein, producing the protein MIDLSTINLLSLPSLPLEQCRQLPDYSGIYFVLSVSDDILYIGCSINLQERWIGHHRYQQFQEIGNVRISWLQVIDASQLNVLEQELISYFNPLLNKRRILKDGKTSQHKWNDANQESIKKAQSAYNKKRPIWSFRPAPVILKWLEQGRLKDKNGNLESNGMLLNRQLKKLMELESKLSQ; encoded by the coding sequence ATGATTGACTTATCAACTATTAATCTTTTAAGTTTGCCCTCTCTTCCGCTTGAACAGTGTCGTCAATTACCAGATTACTCAGGTATCTATTTTGTTTTATCTGTAAGCGATGACATTCTTTATATTGGTTGCTCAATCAACTTACAAGAGCGATGGATAGGACATCATCGATACCAGCAGTTTCAGGAAATAGGTAATGTCAGAATATCTTGGTTGCAAGTTATAGATGCAAGCCAATTGAACGTGCTTGAGCAAGAGTTGATTAGTTATTTTAATCCTCTCTTGAATAAGCGTCGTATTTTAAAAGATGGTAAAACAAGTCAGCATAAATGGAATGATGCTAATCAAGAATCTATTAAAAAAGCGCAGTCAGCTTACAATAAAAAGCGTCCTATTTGGTCATTTCGTCCTGCACCTGTAATTCTAAAATGGCTAGAACAAGGGCGATTGAAAGATAAGAATGGCAATTTAGAAAGTAATGGAATGCTTCTAAATCGTCAACTCAAAAAGCTTATGGAACTAGAAAGCAAATTAAGTCAATGA
- a CDS encoding Hsp20/alpha crystallin family protein, which translates to MALVRYNPWQDLNALERHINGLFGDTRVPSARFDRDFIKVPAAELQENDDAIHLKLELPGLEAKDLDIQVTQDAVHISGERKSQTKTENNGTTRSEFYYGKFQRVIPLSAKVQNTNVTADYKDGILNLTLPKTEQEKNKVVKVNLEQSAA; encoded by the coding sequence ATGGCACTAGTTCGTTACAACCCCTGGCAAGACTTGAACGCTTTAGAACGTCACATCAACGGCTTATTTGGAGATACCAGAGTCCCATCTGCACGGTTTGACAGAGATTTTATCAAAGTTCCGGCGGCTGAATTGCAAGAAAATGATGATGCGATCCATCTCAAACTAGAACTGCCAGGATTGGAAGCTAAAGACTTAGATATTCAAGTCACCCAAGACGCTGTTCACATTAGTGGTGAGCGCAAGTCCCAAACTAAAACCGAAAACAATGGCACTACAAGAAGTGAATTCTACTATGGTAAATTCCAACGTGTAATTCCACTATCTGCTAAGGTTCAAAACACCAATGTCACCGCAGATTATAAAGACGGCATTTTGAATTTGACACTGCCAAAAACTGAGCAAGAAAAGAACAAAGTCGTCAAGGTTAATCTTGAACAATCTGCTGCCTAA
- a CDS encoding helix-turn-helix domain-containing protein, translating to MRVTFSKEFTDLGKRIKKYRQASNKSLAELAAEAGISVPHWNRIENEKVQELPFDTLQGIEKALGSDLGVHFND from the coding sequence ATGCGAGTCACTTTCAGTAAAGAGTTTACAGATTTAGGTAAGCGGATAAAAAAATATAGGCAAGCATCAAACAAGTCTCTTGCGGAACTAGCGGCTGAAGCTGGAATCAGCGTTCCTCACTGGAATCGGATTGAAAACGAGAAAGTTCAAGAATTGCCATTTGATACATTGCAAGGAATTGAAAAAGCTTTAGGTAGTGATTTAGGGGTACACTTTAATGATTGA